gagagagatccaggtgggagcagcgtcagggatgggactaaggccagcaccgaagatcatcagggtcagaggaatctgagaaagggaggagaaaaccagccgcgcacacacacacacacacacacagagctgtgcagaagcagcacaagacccggacgtatttgggcacagacacgctcatacagacagcagataggaagtgattagacacagtgtagccagagggcatccctatgcttatgttcccaacggcaaatttctatataaatactgtctaggctagggtaagagagaagactgtgacgagcccaggccagcggtgctaaggtaggtcgtaagattgcgagaaaagataggttttgagtctagatttgaagatttcgacagaattagcttccctgactgtaagaggtagctggttccagagatagggagctcggtaggagaaagctctactgcctgctgattttttcttgattctagggacaataaggtagccagcgtcctgcgaacggagggcacgagatggaatataagggatgatgaggtcggatagatatgatggtgcaagcccatgtaacgatttataagctaacagaagcaccttaaagtcagatctggcttgaattgggagccagtgaagggaggttaggataggagtaatgtggtcaaattttctagttctggttagtattctggcagcagcattttgcacaagttgtagttttttaatactacagttaaaaacattacaataatcgagtcttgatgaaacaaaagcatgaattaaggtttcagcatccgccgtgtttagtagggagcgaattttcgagatattacgaagatggaaaaatgctatcttagtgatttccttaatgtgagcatcgaatgagagagctgagtcgaacgtaacgccaaggtttttaactgtgggactctgggtaattaagcaatccccaaaatttagagtaaggtctgaaacaagaggtagttgggtttttgggccaacaactagcatctcagttttgttggcgtttagtcgcaagaagtttagtgacatccaattggtgacagcgattaggcataattctaggtttgaaagttgtaagcggtcgtcaggtctaattggtatgtaaatttgagtattgtccgcgtaacagtgaaatttaataccataactgcggaagatttcaccaagaggtagcatgtaaatggagaaaagcaaaggtccgagcacggagccctgcggtacgccaaagttaactttagagtaatcagatatagtatttttatgtgagacacaatgtgttctgtcagataggtaggaatttagccaggaaagcgcagagtcgcggatgccaacgtcgctcgctaggcggtttaagagaatattatgatcgactgtatcaaatgccgcactcaaatcaagtaagataagaacagaagaagaatcggaatctgaggcgaggagtaggtcgtttaccacttttgtgagagcagtctcagtgctatgtagAGACCTAAAGCCAGATTGAAAGGGTTCAAAGAGACTATTCCACGAgaggtagtcagttagttgggtagaaactattctttccaagactttagagaggaaggggagattggagattggtctaaagttattaagatcatccggatcaaggttggattttttgagcagaggtttaattatggctgatttgaaggacgagggcacaatgccagaggagagagaggtgttaatgatattgagtagggaggggcctaatattgggagaagttccttaaccaatttagcaggaagagggtcagataagctggttgtggatttagaggaaagtactaatttagagaaggtgtctaaggagacagtctcaaattgcgagagtacGGCGGTGGTCTCTATTGCAGCTAATGCACGattaggagagggatcaacgccctcggtgggtaaagaattgctaatttcatctctaatagagtcaattttgtgattgaagaaattaagaaagtcattcgcggtaaattgagagctcgctacaggggagggtttacgagtaagttttgctaccgtgtcaaatagaaacttcgggttatttttattagtgttaataagatctgagtAGTAGGAGGCCCTAGCGGCGGAGAGCGTACGCTTGTAAGTCAATAGGCTAGATGTGGTGTGCAGAGtcacctactggtaaagaaatgaatagcttcacttggtgaccaTTAGTaccattagctctcatataaacaaagcacaataatgttaTGAAAGCGCCATAAACGAGCATTATTATCtgccatttcctctctcttttgcggcaatgcatgaacccaaatccttcggctatgtcgttatttactttagcgagcaagtaaaataaaagcacgtcggtaaagtaatcatgctccattttttctctgaatattcggcgctgatatcgttgtagtgtgaatgcttgagcgaCAGCAtatcgttatagtttatagttatctttatagttgtcgctttaagtgtgaatgggccttaactCAGCTACCTGGCATCCGGGAATCAAtgactagctaacgttagcggcgcgctcgtgtgtatgtgtgtgcgtactaTGTGAGAATCTGCCTGGGTGCAAGGTAGCAGTGAAAACGTGGTATGGAATTTCATTGATTTGGGCATTCTCTCAATAAGCAAGCGGAATGGATTTGATAATGAAGCACTGACACAGCGCTCTGAAAAGAGCCGAGTGGATAGACCGATGCACTGATTTTCGACATGGtaaaaacatggtgaaagtgGGGGGTTCTAAactaataattttaaaaagtggGTGGGACTTGTCCCTCATATAATAGCTGCGACGCCCATGCTACCATGTTTAATTCAGTGCTGCTTTCAGCACCTACATCAAAATCACTTGCAAGGACCATGGTAGGAGATGGTGATGGTCGAGACAGTTTGAATGACACATGGTGAAACCACTATTGAATCAAATAAAGTGGTGTTGAAATTTCATAACTGTGCAATCATTTAATTTGGTAGTGTTTTAACACTTCAATATCTAATTTAATTgcgttttatttgatttaacatttaattttattgattttattttatacatttaatacgataacattttattcaatccaccatttaatttgattcagtgtttgatttattatttttgttacttccacgcTTCCACCATATTTAGATGGTTAAAGGATACAACAGTATCCAGTGACCtggcgcacatgcacacaaacacacgcgcacacacacacacacacacacacacacacacacacacaagcctacCCCCCACTCCCTTTCCCATCCACACCACACACCTTTCCACCTAGCCCTGTCACAGAATAGATTGAAAACTACAAAACCCAGCACCATCCTGTGAGAGAGCTAGCTTTCCACCCAAGCATGTCATAAACTATGTAAATTACTTAAGTTAGGCCTACTATACAGCCACTATTCACTCACTAtatacactcactcactcacaactATACGCtctactagctagctaaataaaataaaaatgtatctcAGTTTCTGTAGCATTCAACATCTTGCCAACTGAACTTATAcataattaacaacaaaattaaacaaaatctAAGTAAGttaagaatgtaaataaaagTGCTGCTTaccttactttctgtttttgtgtttcagagATCTGAAATGCTCCAACACGGTCTGTCTCCTCAGGTAGTCCACCGAGTGCTGACACACCTTACAGAACAGAAGCCCTTCATCCTCGTACATCTCACCGGGGAATTCATTGGCCCTGTCCTTGGCTGTTATTCTAGTTGCCAAATGTCTCTTCCTCAGCTCATCGGGTGTAAATCTTATCtttgacacatttttgtttgACTTGGttatgttttctctgtcttctggggcctcatttataaaacattgcgTGCGCACAAAACCGGCCTGAAAATTGCACCACTTTTCACGCATATTTTcggatttataaaaacaaacttggcGTGGAAATGTGCGCACCGCCACGGAAACTTTGACTCATGCATgcgcacattttggagacagtgggaaacGACGACGAGATGGCACAAAGtagtaaaataaagcaaaaaatggCCTTTACACTCAGTTAACTTCCAGGCTGACTCCACATCAACTTAGAAacccctctaataataatagtccTTGTCGGAAGAATGTCTATAGGCTACAACTAAAGAGCGTCTTTGTTGCTTTAGTGTGAAAGGCGATCctttgtccaaaaagcatctatgtcattataggctgacatggtgtgaattagtctcaagtaagtacattacagtcttttagcagagacccaatttgtcacaattaaatccgacaaattcaaggtgttaagcaatttgactggatgtctcaaggtaataaataatgatgcGTTATGGCGCACAGGGCGCATTGGAGACGCCGGTGCCAAGCGCAAAGCCGTCGTCTTCAGCCAGCTGTTCACTCCGTTCGCACAATGTCTGATCCCCCGAGTCAGAAAACCAGAATACAGAACTTGTCTATGCgttttattcaaatcaaatgaatgtgaaatgttgagtGCGTGGTTCCGTTTTTCTGGCAAAATACCACTAAATAGGGTTTCCCCCGTTACCGAGGTGAAACATTCAAAAGGAGAGACCTCCGGTGTCTCCTCTTCCCGCTGGTGGCGCTGACACAACTGTCGCTGCGCAGCAATGCGCTTCTTGTCATCAACCTTTATATCGGacaatttattttgtatttttagtcCGGCTCTCGGAGCTGGCAGCattcactgctgctgtgacatgttgccactcaacAAACTGTTTCTGGTTGGTGTTGCCCGAACTGAGGCCGCCGGGGACATTTCTCTTTTACTTCTGGCTCCGGCTTTGCCATTTTGTCACACAGAGCATggaatgacaagcacatttacatacacatcagtattcattcagggcgTTTCATTAACCATCTACGGTTAATTTTGGGAGTTAAGGAGCGGAGTATGAGGCTTGTGCATGTGCGCAACATTTCAAGttaattgtgatttataaagggGAAATTGCGTGCAGGTGTGCGTACGCACGTTTCCGTTTAGGCATTCTTCAGTGGATGCATACGGCCTTAAGTATTTTACTTGCCTTTGCCCCGTTTCTGATGCCTGTGGAGAGGTATTGGCCCAAACTACAATGATATGATGATTGTGTTGTGATTGCTTTGTAATCTTGAATGTAAAAAAACTCTAAAATAATAACtgtaagataataataataataatacactgaacaaaaatatatcgatcttttatttcaactcatgaaaaataggagcaaaaccaaaagtgttgcgtttatatttttgttcagtatataaaaaagaaaagaaaaaaagcatcaTTAGAATTTTTTATGGGTtttggggacacacacacacaaacgcacacacacacataatgagtGCATAATTACTCATCATATCTTCTTGTCATCATCTGTTGTTATGGCATCTCatgcaaacaaaacacatagTTTCCCcacatctgattggtcaaccgaatattttattaattatgGTAATAAGCTAGGGATTAATAAATATGGAAGTCAAATCCAAAGGTACTGCTCAGTGGGACAGAGAGCAAAGATTCACATCAACACAGATGCATGAACCATCTGGAGGGGTTAACAGGCATGGTATGGATTTTTATGGAGTgctaaaacaaactgaaaatgactGATCGTAAACTGATATTGTTGGAATTGTATTCTTGCTCATAGAAATATTATTGTGAATGCAATTGTCTCAGTATTAGTGATCAATTATGGAAAACTGAATACACTGTTATCAGAATTGCAGGAACCAGGAAGCATGGAATCTGAATTAAACAAGACCGATTTGTTTAAGGACATACGTGTCTGTGATGTATCAGGTACAGGTACGTGCATAATGGCAATCGCCCCTTTTATAGTACGTGTATTGTTATACATTTTCTTTGGCTCAATATGTGTTCTCACAATATGTGGAAACCTTCTTGTAATTACTTCCATCATTTACTTCAAACAGCTCCACACTCCAACTAactacctcatcctctctctggctgtgtcTGACTTCATTGTAGGGGCTGTAAGTTTGCCTTTCAGCATGGAATACTCTCCAACCAAATGCTGGTATATTGAAGATATACTTTGTAAGATACAGCTTAGCATTAATACTTCGCTGTGTGTATCTTCTATTCTGAACTTATGTTGTATTTCTGTTGACAGATATTATGCAGTGTGTCAGCCTTTGAGATATAGAACTAAAATAAATGTTCATGTTGCTGGGGTCATGATCCTGGTGAACTGGAGTGTTTCTGTCCTAGTTGGACTAGTCATAACAATTCTGGGAGTTATTCGtggaaaatgtgacattacGTGTTTTACAATTATTTTTCCAATTGCACTCGTTATGACaaattttttctcatttttcctcCCGGGAATTGCAATGCTCAGTATCTACCTAAAGATTTTCCTGGTGGCACAGAGACAGGCACGTAGCATCCagaacacaaactgtcagagc
This genomic stretch from Centroberyx gerrardi isolate f3 chromosome 18, fCenGer3.hap1.cur.20231027, whole genome shotgun sequence harbors:
- the LOC139923438 gene encoding trace amine-associated receptor 4-like, with product MAIAPFIVRVLLYIFFGSICVLTICGNLLVITSIIYFKQLHTPTNYLILSLAVSDFIVGAVSLPFSMEYSPTKCWYIEDILCKIQLSINTSLCVSSILNLCCISVDRYYAVCQPLRYRTKINVHVAGVMILVNWSVSVLVGLVITILGVIRGKCDITCFTIIFPIALVMTNFFSFFLPGIAMLSIYLKIFLVAQRQARSIQNTNCQSIKSGASVSKKERKATKTLAIVMGIFLICWTPFFLSLTLLPLNNYSTPAPVSETVAWLGMSNSMINPFVYAFFYSWFRAAFRMIISGKIFQGDFANSKLL